The segment CTGCGGCACCGGCGCCTGCGCGACGGCGGTGTCGGCGATCCGCGCCGGGCTGGTCGACTCGCCGGTGCGGGTGACGCTGCCCGGCGGGCCGCTGACGATCGACTGGGCGCCCGGCCGGCCCATCGTCATGACCGGCCCCGCCACCCATGTCTTCACCGCCGAGACCGACCTGAGCGCCTTCGGGGCCGACAGCCGCGGATGAGCGGTCCCGAGCTGATCACATTGGGGTGCCGGCTCAACATCGCCGAGAGCGAGGCGATGCGCGCGGCGATGGCCGATGCCGACGACCTGGTGATCGTCAATAGCTGCGCGGTCACCGCCGAGGCGGTCAAGCAGGCGCGCAAGGCGATCCGCCAGGCGGCGAAGCGCCGGCCCGAGGCGCGGATCGTCGTCACCGGCTGCGCCGCGCAGACCGATCCGGCCGCCTTCGCGGCGATGCCCGAGGTCGCCCGCGTGATCGGCAATGCCGACAAGGGCCGGGCCGACCTGTTCGCCTTCGATCGCGGCGCGCGCGCCGATGTCCATGTCTCCGACGTCATGGCGGTCCGCGACACCGCGCCGCACATGGCCGCCGCCTTCGCCGCCCATGCCCGCGCCTTCGTCGAGGTCCAGAATGGCTGCGACCATCGCTGCACCTTCTGCGTGATCCCCTATGGCCGGGGCAACAGCCGCTCGGTCCCCGCCGGGATCGTGATCGACCGCATCAAGGCGCTGGTCGACGACGGCCATGCCGAGGTGGTGCTGACCGGGGTCGACCTGACCAGCTACGGCCCCGACCTGCCCGGCGCGCCGACGCTGGGGCAGCTCGTCGAGCGCATCCTCACCCATGTGCCGGGGCTGCGGCGGCTGCGCCTCTCCTCGCTCGATTCGATCGAGATCGACGACCGGCTGTTCGCGCTGCTGACGCAGGAGGCGCGGATGATGCCGCACGTCCACCTGTCGCTGCAGGCCGGTGACGACCTGATCCTCAAGCGGATGAAGCGCCGCCACAGCCGCGCCCAGGCAGTGGCGATGGTCGAGCGGCTCCGGGCGGCCCGGCCCGAGATCGCGATCGGTGCCGACCTGATCGCCGGCTTCCCGACCGAGGACGAGACGATGGCCGCCAACAGCGCCGCGCTGATCGACGATTGCGACATCGTCTTCGGCCATGTCTTCCCTTTTTCGCCGCGCGCCGGCACCCCCGCCGCGCGGATGCCGCAGCTCGACCGCGCCACGATCCGCCGCCGCGCCGCCGATCTGCGCGCGCGGGCCGAGGCGCGCCGCGCCCGCTGGCTGGGGACGCTGGTCGGCACCCGCCAGGCGGTGCTCGCCGAACGCGGCGGCGGCGGCCATGCGCCCAATTTCGCGCGGGTGCGTTTCGAGGGGACCGCGCCCGCGCCGGGCGCGATCGCGAACATCATCATCACCGGCGTCGACGACGGCGCCCTGACCGGAAGAGTGGCGGACGAGACGGCATGAGCGAAGCGCGCTGGCACGAGAAGCTGTTCGGAGGCTTCCGCAAGACCTCCGACCGGCTCGGCGAGAACCTGACCGGGCTGTTCGGCAAGGCCGCGCTCGACGAGGCGACCCTCGACGAGATCGAGGAGGCGCTGATCGCCTCCGACCTGGGCCCCGCGACGGCGGGGCGCATCCGCGCCCGGCTGAAGGGCGAGATGTTCGAGAAGGGGCTCGACGAGCGCGCGCTGCGCGAGATCGTCGCGCAGGAGATCGAGAAGGTGCTGGCGCCGGTCGCCAAGCCGCTGGAGATCGAGGCCTTCCCGCGCCCGCAGGTGATCCTCGTCATCGGCGTCAACGGATCGGGCAAGACCACCACCATCGCCAAGCTCGCGCACATGCTGCAGGAGCAGGACTATGCGGTGATGCTGGTCGCCGGCGACACCTTCCGCGCCGCCGCGATCGGCCAGCTCAAGGTCTGGGCCGACCGGATCGGCGTGCCGATCATCAGCGGGAAGGAGGGCGGCGACGCCGCCGGCCTGGTGTTCGAAGGGGTCAAGCAGGGCACCGAGAAGGGCATCGACGTGCTGATCGTCGACACTGCCGGTCGTCTGCAGAACAAGGCTGGCCTGATGGACGAGCTGGCGAAGATCAGGAGGGTGCTCGGCCGGCTCAACACGGCCGCGCCGCACGACGTCCTGCTCGTCCTCGACGCGACGACCGGGCAGAATGCGCTGAGCCAGATCGAGATCTTCAAGGAGACGGCGGGCGTGACCGGCCTGATCATGACCAAGCTGGACGGCACCGCGCGCGGTGGCGTGCTGGTCGCGGCGGCCGAGCGCACCGGCATGCCGGTCCATGCGATCGGCCTGGGCGAAGGGGTCGACGACCTCAAGCCGTTCGACCCGGCCGAGGTGGCGCGCGCCATCGCCGGCCTCGAAAGGATCGGCAAGTGACGGGCGATCGCGCGGCGCAGCCGTCCGCCGGGAAGCGCGAGCCCGCCGCCGGGCTGAAGCTGGCGATCGATCTCGGGCCGCTGCTCGTCTATCTCCTCGCCTATTGGGCGACCCGGAACATCGTGCTGTCGACCGGCATCTTCATGGCGGCGACGCTCGCCGCGATCGTCGGCTCGTGG is part of the Rhizorhabdus wittichii RW1 genome and harbors:
- a CDS encoding MiaB-like tRNA modifying enzyme (TIGRFAM: RNA modification enzyme, MiaB family; MiaB-like tRNA modifying enzyme~PFAM: Radical SAM domain protein; Protein of unknown function UPF0004-like~SMART: Elongator protein 3/MiaB/NifB), with the translated sequence MSGPELITLGCRLNIAESEAMRAAMADADDLVIVNSCAVTAEAVKQARKAIRQAAKRRPEARIVVTGCAAQTDPAAFAAMPEVARVIGNADKGRADLFAFDRGARADVHVSDVMAVRDTAPHMAAAFAAHARAFVEVQNGCDHRCTFCVIPYGRGNSRSVPAGIVIDRIKALVDDGHAEVVLTGVDLTSYGPDLPGAPTLGQLVERILTHVPGLRRLRLSSLDSIEIDDRLFALLTQEARMMPHVHLSLQAGDDLILKRMKRRHSRAQAVAMVERLRAARPEIAIGADLIAGFPTEDETMAANSAALIDDCDIVFGHVFPFSPRAGTPAARMPQLDRATIRRRAADLRARAEARRARWLGTLVGTRQAVLAERGGGGHAPNFARVRFEGTAPAPGAIANIIITGVDDGALTGRVADETA
- a CDS encoding signal recognition particle-docking protein FtsY (TIGRFAM: signal recognition particle-docking protein FtsY~PFAM: GTP-binding signal recognition particle SRP54, G- domain; GTP-binding signal recognition particle SRP54, helical bundle~SMART: AAA ATPase): MSEARWHEKLFGGFRKTSDRLGENLTGLFGKAALDEATLDEIEEALIASDLGPATAGRIRARLKGEMFEKGLDERALREIVAQEIEKVLAPVAKPLEIEAFPRPQVILVIGVNGSGKTTTIAKLAHMLQEQDYAVMLVAGDTFRAAAIGQLKVWADRIGVPIISGKEGGDAAGLVFEGVKQGTEKGIDVLIVDTAGRLQNKAGLMDELAKIRRVLGRLNTAAPHDVLLVLDATTGQNALSQIEIFKETAGVTGLIMTKLDGTARGGVLVAAAERTGMPVHAIGLGEGVDDLKPFDPAEVARAIAGLERIGK